Within the Beduinella massiliensis genome, the region GCCCTTCCCCGACCTCTTCCAGCACCTGCGAAAGGTACACGGGCTTGACGCACAGCAGCACGCACTCGCTCTCTTGCGCAAGCGCCTCGTTCGTGCGCGCGCTCCTCACATGAAAGCGTTCCTCCACGCGCCTGCACGTCTCCTCGTGCCTTGCCGTCACCAGAATTTCCTCCGGCGGGACGATGCCGCTCTTCACGATGCCGCCGATGATCGCGCAGGCCATGTTGCCCGCGCCGATGAAACCAAGCTTTGCCATTTCTTCCGCCTCCGTCAGTCCGCCAGGGTGAGCGTGAGCGCATCCTGCAGGTCGTACATTTCCTCTTTGCCCTCCTGCACGACGGCGATCCGCCAGCCCGGTTCGCTCGCCCGCAGGGTGTACTCCGCCTTGCCCTGCGACACGCGCCGGCTTTCCACCGTGAAGAGCGTGTCGCCCACGCGCAGGTTTTGAAGCTTCCAGCCGTCCCAGCCGATGGGCGTGTGCGGTTCCCAGCGGATTACGCGGCGCGGCGACTGCGGGTGCACGCCGAACAGGTAGCGCGTCATCGGCCAGACGATGCCCGCAGGGGCCTTCGCCTGCACGAACACGCCGTCCGCCGCGTCCTCGTCCGTGAGCGCGCCCGGCATGCCCTCGGTCAGCGTCGCGGCGATGCGCCGCACGCAGCCCAGCATCTGCTCCACGTGCCCGCGCGCGCCGTGCCACGCGGCCTGCTTGGAAAGCGGCGCGCCCTCCGGCAGCGCCTCCTCCTCCGTCGCCTCGACGCGATTGGCGATGTCCAGCCATTCCTGCGCGCCCGCGTACGAGAGCGCGTCCAGCATGGCGGCGTACTGCATGGCGATTCGCCGCACGGTCTTGGGGTAGACCAGCGAAAAGTCCTGAAAATTCTTCGTCGCGCGGCGGATGTAGTTCATGCACTGCACGAGAAAGGGCATCATCTCCGCGAGGAAAGCCGTATGCCCCGTCCACTCGAACGCGCGCCACACGAGCGACAGGAAGCGCGCGCTTTGCAGCGCGTCGCCCGGGGAGAGCACGCGTCCGTCCGGGGCGATACCCCCGGCCACGCGGCCCGCGGGGCCGTCCGCCTCCTGGCTCACGTCGCGCAGGAGCAAAAGCGCTGCCTCCAGCGTCTCCACGCCGCCCAGCGGCAGCATCGCGGAGAGCGCCTCCTCCCCGTCGCCCAGGAAGAACCCAGGCGCTTCCGGCAGGTTCTCGCACACCGCGCGCGCCCCGCCCGGCACGGCGCGCATCAGCCACTCCAGGTTCACGTTCGCCCAGTTCCAGGCGCGCTCGATGTCCGCGTCCGGCAGGGTCGCCAGCGCGCTTTCCGCCATCACGCCGAGCCGCGCGCACTTGCTTTTTAGCATCGCCTCCGCGCCGCTGCGCAGGCGCTCGATCAGGTCCTCGGCCTGCGAGCGCGCGATGCGCCCGCCCGCGACGTACAGGCGGATCGACGCCTGGCCGCCCGCCGGAAGCCTGAGCCTGTAAAAGAGCCGTCCGTTGATGCCGCGGCCGTGCGTGTTGCCAAAGCCGTAGACCTCCTGCGGCATGTCCCACAGCAGCACGGGCGCCTGCCGGTCCGCTCCCCAGCACACGTGCCAGGGGTTGCGCGTGTCGCGCGCGTAGAACGCCTGCGTGCGCTCGTCGTACTCGCACACGTCGCGGCCGGTCTCGCGGTCGCTCTCCTCGCTGTGCGCGGGCAGGATGTCCGTGCGCACGGTGAAGGAAACCTCCGCCATGCGCGGCGCGGGCCGAAGGTTTTCGATCAGCAGATCGACGACGCAGCCCGCCGCGCCGTCCGGCACGAACTGCCTGCGCACGACGTGCAGCCCCGCCTCCTGCAGGCGGTAGTGAAACGTGCAGCACTCCGGCCGCGCCTCGAACGCGTCGCATACGCGCAGCGGCACGTCGTCGATGGCGAAGAAGAAGCCGTCGCACAGTTTGAGGTCGCCCGCCCACAATCCGCCCATCTCGCCGGGAATCGCGCGGCCCATGTCCGGGAAGAGCCCGTCCTGCGTGCCGATGAGGCAGGCGCGGTCGCCCGCGGTCACGCACGGGTCGGTGAGCTGATGGTGTTTGAAAATCTGATACGCTTTAGGCATTGTAAATCCTCCTCCTGGGGCGCCGCCCCATCCCCGCACGGGGACTACTCTCCCTGGGCCACGGCGAAGATCGTGCGGAAGATCAGCCGCACGTCCCCCGCGAGGGAAAAGCTCTCGATATACTGCCGGTTCAGCTCGAGCTTTGCGGGCATGACCGTCTCCACGTAGGCGCGCTCCGGGTCGTCGCTCCCCGCGAGCAGGTCGTTTTCGTTCCGGTACGCGATGGAGGCGATGTCCGTGATGCCCGGGCGCACGAGCAGCACCTTGCGCTGCTCCGGCGTGTAAAGCCGCACGTAGCGCGGCACCTCGGGCCGCGGGCCCACGAAGCTCATGTCCCCCAGCAGCACGTTGATGAGCTGCGCCAGCTCGTCCAGCTTGTACTTTCGCAGCACCGCGCCCACGCGGGTGATGCGCGCGTCGCCGCCGACCGTGATCTCCGGCCCGCGCCTGTCCGCGCCGTCCGTCATCGTGCGCAGCTTGAAGATGCGAAACACGCTCCCGCCGCGCCCCACGCGCACCTGCCTGTAAAACACGGGCCCCGGCGAATCCAGCTTGATCGCCGCGGCGCAGACGAGCAGCACCGGCGAGAGCACCGCAAGGCCCGCCAGCGAAAGCGCGACGTCCGCCGCGCGCTTGACCGCGAGCTGCCCTTTCTTCTTCGCGAGGGTTTCCTCGATGTCCTCCCAGTTGCCCACGAAAAGCCCTCCACCGTCTTCATATTTTCTTTCATTCTATCGCATGAGGCTGAACAGCGCCGTCAGCAAAAGCGCCTGCCGCCCGCGCATCAGCGCGAACTTGACGAAAAGGCGCGGCGGCAGCCCCCGCAGGGACACGTCCGCGAAGAGCGCGCGCACCGGTTCCCTTCGCATGTACGCCCTCGCCTCCCTGACCCTTTGCGCAAAGCCGTACGGCGTGCCCGGCAGGCAGAGGTTCTCCACCGCCTGCACCGCGCACTTACGCTTGCGGATGCGCATGCGCGGCCCGTAGGCTTCCAGCAGCCCCTCCGCCTGAAACGCCGCCTCCAGCTGCTGATGGCAGCGCTCGTAGGAAGCCGGCACGTAGGGGCTGTAGCGCTTGGTGACGGATTCCGCGTGAAAGCGGTAATGGTACAGCGGCCGGTTCACCACGACGGCTCCGTTCGCGCGCAGCAGCGCCTTCACGATGAACAGCAGGTCCTCCGCGTAGTGAATGTCCGCGTCGAACGAGAGGCCCTGGAGCAGGGCGCGGCGAAAGAGGTTGCGCGGGGTGTAGCCGCTCACCGGCAGCTCCTCGCTGTCCGTCTTCGTGGAGAGCATCGCGGGGACGATCGTCTCGCGGATGCCCGAGGCGGAAAAGCACGCGCCGTCCTCGAAGGGCAGGTTCACCTGCACCGCGCGCCGCTCAAGGTTCTTGTAGACCCCGCAGAAGCTCATGTCCGCGTCCCTGCGCTTCGCCGCGTCGTAAAGCACCTCGTACATCGGCGGCTCGATCCAGTCGTCCGCGTCGCAAAAGCCGACGTACTCGCCCTGCGCCGCCTCGATGCCCCGGTTGCGCGCGCAGGAGACGCCCAGGTTCTTGCGCTGCGTCAGCACCCGCACGCGCGGGTCGCGCCGGGCGTAATCGAGCAGCACCGTGGGCGTCGAGTCGGTGGAGCAGTCGTCCACGACGAGGATTTCAAAGTCCGAAAGCGTCTGGCCCAGCAGCGAATCCAGGCACTCCTTGAGATAGTGCGCGCCGTTGTACACCGGCACCACGATGGAAACCTTCATGCCTTTTCCTCCGACCCGTCGTCCATCAGGTTCGAGCGCAGCAGCACGCCCTGCAGCAGCAGATAGGCGCAGCCGACGACGGAAAAGGGCGCGTAGACCGATTCAAACAGGCTTTCCATGATGAACACCACCGAAAAGGCCAGCGGCGCCATGTAGAGCGGGCTCTTGCGCCGGTGCAGCCAGTAATACCGGCCCGCGCGCCAGGTGGAAAGCGCCACGTAGCAGAGGAACAGAATGCCCGCGGGCCAGCCGTTCTGGTAGGCGACCGCCACGAACGAATTGTGCGAATTGAACCTGCGCGCGCCGCCGTCCCAGGCCGCCCACTCCTCCACGACAGCCGTCTCGTGGCCGAAGAGCGTCAGGTTGGAAAGCGCCATGCGCCAGATGCCGTAGCGGTCGCTCGTCAGGTCGTCGAGCGTCATCCTGCGCTCCTCCGGCGGATCGACGATGATCGGCGCGCCGTAGTGCTCGTTGTTGTAAAGGGCCGTTTCCCAGTCGTCCACGGCCACCTGATGGAACTTGAGCTGCGTGACGTACAGGCCCACGCCGCCGAGCGCCACCACCGCCGCGAGCGTCAGGGCGATCACGCGGCCGGGCCGCCGCGCCGTGCGCAGCAGCATCGCGGGCACGACGATCGCGAGCACCCCGATGTAGGAGAGCAGCGCCGAGCGCGAGAGCGTCAGCAGCAGCGTCGCGCTGCCCACCGCGGTCACGGCGCCGTAAAAGACCGCCTGCCCCTTCTTCTTTTCCAGCCACGCCGTCTGCGTGAGCAGCAGCGCGCTCACGCTCATCACGATGCAGCACATGGCCAGGCCGTTGGCGTTGTAGAACACGCCGTAATAGCCGGGGTAGCCCAGCACCAGCGGCTTTGCCGCAAACGACCAGACGAGGAAGGGCAGCACCGAAAACACGCAGCCCATCAGGATCGAGCGGAACGTCCCCCGGTCCTCGCGCGACGTGAACACCGAGAACACGAAGGGATAGGCGATCAGAAGCGCCAGCGCCTCCGGCAGCCAGTCCTCAAAAAAGAGGCCGGAGACGACCATCCATCCGTGCAGCGCGAACCAAAGCCCCGCCATGCCCCTGTGCCAGCGCGCCCGGTGCATGCCGGGCGTCCGGGCCGTAAAGGAGACGATCAGCACCAGCACCATGCCGAAGAGCACGAAGTACATCCAGCGCATGGGAAACTTGCGCTGCGTGAAGAGCACCGTATAAAAGAGGAGCGCCGTCACCATGGGCGTGAGCAGCCGCGTGTCGAACAGCTCCGCAAACACGCCCACGCACCGGTCGTACAGCCTGAGCAGGCCCGACGAATCCACGCCGTCTTTCTTCTTCATGATTGCACCTTCCTTCAATGAGCGAGGATGGGAAAGGGGCTACCTGCCGGAAAGCACCTTTCGGTAAAACGCGGACGTGCGGCGGGCGTTTTCCGCCCAGGAGAGGGAGAGCGCGTCCCTTCGCGCCCGCGAGCGCAAGTCCCGCAGGCCGTCCGGCGCGCAAAACACGCGCCGAAGCGTCTCTTCCACCGCCTTCGCGTCGCCCGCGGGCACGAGAAAGCCATTTTCCCCGTCGCGGATCGTCTCGGCGATGCCCTCGCCCACGCTGCCCACCGCCACGCAGCCGGAGGCCATCGCCTCAAGGTAGACGATGCCCTGCCCCTCGTCGTAGCTGGGCAGCACGAAGGCGTCGCTCTCCGCCATCAGACGCATGACCTCCGCGTGCGAAACGCCGCCGGCGAGCACCGCGCGCGCGCCCAGCCCGCTCTCGTCGATGCGCCTTTGCAGCGCGTCCCGCTCCTCCCCGATGCCCACGATCGTGAGGCGCGCGTCCGGAAAGTCCGCGGATAGGGCGATGAACGCCTCCAGCGTCGCGC harbors:
- a CDS encoding sugar transferase, encoding MGNWEDIEETLAKKKGQLAVKRAADVALSLAGLAVLSPVLLVCAAAIKLDSPGPVFYRQVRVGRGGSVFRIFKLRTMTDGADRRGPEITVGGDARITRVGAVLRKYKLDELAQLINVLLGDMSFVGPRPEVPRYVRLYTPEQRKVLLVRPGITDIASIAYRNENDLLAGSDDPERAYVETVMPAKLELNRQYIESFSLAGDVRLIFRTIFAVAQGE
- a CDS encoding glycosyltransferase; translated protein: MKVSIVVPVYNGAHYLKECLDSLLGQTLSDFEILVVDDCSTDSTPTVLLDYARRDPRVRVLTQRKNLGVSCARNRGIEAAQGEYVGFCDADDWIEPPMYEVLYDAAKRRDADMSFCGVYKNLERRAVQVNLPFEDGACFSASGIRETIVPAMLSTKTDSEELPVSGYTPRNLFRRALLQGLSFDADIHYAEDLLFIVKALLRANGAVVVNRPLYHYRFHAESVTKRYSPYVPASYERCHQQLEAAFQAEGLLEAYGPRMRIRKRKCAVQAVENLCLPGTPYGFAQRVREARAYMRREPVRALFADVSLRGLPPRLFVKFALMRGRQALLLTALFSLMR
- a CDS encoding O-antigen ligase family protein, with translation MKKKDGVDSSGLLRLYDRCVGVFAELFDTRLLTPMVTALLFYTVLFTQRKFPMRWMYFVLFGMVLVLIVSFTARTPGMHRARWHRGMAGLWFALHGWMVVSGLFFEDWLPEALALLIAYPFVFSVFTSREDRGTFRSILMGCVFSVLPFLVWSFAAKPLVLGYPGYYGVFYNANGLAMCCIVMSVSALLLTQTAWLEKKKGQAVFYGAVTAVGSATLLLTLSRSALLSYIGVLAIVVPAMLLRTARRPGRVIALTLAAVVALGGVGLYVTQLKFHQVAVDDWETALYNNEHYGAPIIVDPPEERRMTLDDLTSDRYGIWRMALSNLTLFGHETAVVEEWAAWDGGARRFNSHNSFVAVAYQNGWPAGILFLCYVALSTWRAGRYYWLHRRKSPLYMAPLAFSVVFIMESLFESVYAPFSVVGCAYLLLQGVLLRSNLMDDGSEEKA